The segment CTGCTCACGCACAATGCCATCGAACTTCCGGTTCTGTCGTTCCAGGAAATCGCACAGGAATTCAACGTCCAGCCATTGGCCACGATATCCGGCCGTTCGGGCGTCGCACGCAACGTCTCTCGGTCGCTGCCATCAGCAACTGAGGCGAAAGCCGGACAAGAGGCAGCCTCATGATGCCAGCCGGGCGGATTGGGACAATTGGGGGAACTACATGCTCAACAGGGGAACGGCATGACAATTCACGATACCGCAGCAGGCGTTCGATCCGCCACTTTCGCCGGGCGGATGCGCTGGCTCGCTATCGCGACGGCTGGCGTCTTGGTGGCGTTTTTGTCCACATTTGCCGACGCTATGGCACAGGATGTGTCGCCATTGCCGAGCCGGCCAACGGTCGACCTGCCGGTCGGGCAAGGACGTCTGCTGCGCTTCAATGAACCCGTAGAATCAGTCCTGATCGCCGACACCACGATCGCTGACCTTCAGGTCGTGTCGCCGGGGATGGTCTATGTCTTCGGCCTAAAGCCCGGCCTGACCAACCTCATTGCAATCACAGCCGATGAGCGGATCGAGGCAACGGCCCAGTTCCGCGTCACCCCCGATGTCACGCCTGCCAACGAAGCGAAACACGCAATGCAGCCGAACTCGGCGACAAATCTCTCGATTTTCGGGACCCGCATTGTTGCGACCGGCGAGGCAGGAGGCGTCGAGGAGGCAACGGATGTCGACAATATCGCCCGCACGTTCTCGCCGCCGGAACAGCCGCCGCTGAACAACATGACCGTGCAGGGGTCGCAGCAGGTCAACATCCGGGTCCGCTTCGCCGAAGTCTCGCGCACTGAGTTGCAGTCCTACGGCGTCGACTGGTCTGTCGGATACAGGAGCGGCGGTTTTGAATTCAACATGTTCCAGGACAATGGCGTGCCTTCCGGCACCGGCAATCTTGGTTTGAGCATGGACCCGGCGCATGGCATCAACTTCGACATTCTCATCGAAGCGCTGCAACGCAACGGCGTCGTCAAGATACTGGCCGAACCGAACCTGACAGCGATGACCGGTCAGACCGCGAGCTTTCTTGCCGGCGGCGAAATTCCGGTTCCGATTCCGCAGGGAACGGACGTCGTTACCGTTCAATACAAGTCGTTCGGCGTTTCCCTCGGGTTCACGCCTACGCTGATCGGCCGCGATCGCATTGCGCTG is part of the Mesorhizobium sp. L-2-11 genome and harbors:
- a CDS encoding type II and III secretion system protein family protein, with protein sequence MTIHDTAAGVRSATFAGRMRWLAIATAGVLVAFLSTFADAMAQDVSPLPSRPTVDLPVGQGRLLRFNEPVESVLIADTTIADLQVVSPGMVYVFGLKPGLTNLIAITADERIEATAQFRVTPDVTPANEAKHAMQPNSATNLSIFGTRIVATGEAGGVEEATDVDNIARTFSPPEQPPLNNMTVQGSQQVNIRVRFAEVSRTELQSYGVDWSVGYRSGGFEFNMFQDNGVPSGTGNLGLSMDPAHGINFDILIEALQRNGVVKILAEPNLTAMTGQTASFLAGGEIPVPIPQGTDVVTVQYKSFGVSLGFTPTLIGRDRIALHVQPEVSSLSEAGSVSANGFAMPSFVVRRADTTVEVASGQTFAIAGLFQQRTSRNLEKFPVLGDVPVLGPLFQSQRFQREETELVILITPYLVEPVRDSLATPLDRPAAKRPRKRANDASAMGLIIK